The bacterium DNA segment CAATAAGAAGGGTGGAGCCCTTCTTACGGGCGAATACGGCGCAGGCAAAACCTTATTAAGCAGAACCATAATAAACAACCTTACAGAAGACAAATATGAAATTGCGCTGATTACTAACCCTAACTTTCCGCCAGAACAACTTGTTCCCGAAATTCTCTATCAGCTGGGTGCCGAGAATATTAATAAGAACATAAAGATTGACAATGTTCATGCTTTCAATGACCTCTTATATAAAAATTACGAGTTGAATAAGGGTACAATTATAATTATCGATGAGGCTCAACTGATAGAAGACACAAGAATGTTTGAAGAGATCAGGTTGCTGCTGAACTTTCAGTTAAATGATCAATTTCTTTTAACCCTTATTTTGATGGGACAGCCTGAATTAAAAGCAAAAGTATCAAAAATTCCTCAATTTAAGCAAAGAATATCAATCAGCTATCATCTAACAGGGCTATCTGAAAAAGAAATATCTAATTATATAAAGCATAGATTAACTATTGCTGGAACAAGTTCTGATATTTTTTTGAAAGAATGTTTTCCGTCAATTTATTCATATTCAAAAGGAATTCCAAGAGTGATTAACAATATCTGTGATCTGGCATTATTTATAGGGTTTAATAAAAAAATTGACGCCATTGACAAAACAACCATTATGAAAATAATCGATGATTTGAGTAAGTGAGTTGACATGGTAAGAATATCCGATTTAGTAAGAAAAGATGATTCTCCAGAATCTGACAAAAATTCTTTGAAGTTTTCTAATAAGCAACCTGATTCTAAAAAACAGGATGAACATTTAAAACTTTATTATAACCTGTTAGAATTTATGAAAAGTCTTTGGAATGACCTTAAGCAAAACAAGGTTATTAATGAGAAAGAGGTCAGAGATATTATTACAAAAACAGTAAAAGAAGTCAGGCACAATCATGAGGTATTCACCAACCTTGCCGAAACATACATGGATAGTAACTATCCCTCTATACATTCTGTTAATGTAGCTTTTATATGTATAAATATGGGACTCGGGTTAAATTATACCAATGAGCAACTTATTGAATTAGGAATAATCGGACTGCTTCATGACATAGGAATGGTGAAAATAGATAATGAAATTTTTAATTCCTGTAAGGAGTTAACCATTGAACAGCTTGACGAGATAAGGAAACATCCATGGTACGGCGTAAAAATCCTTAAGCAGTCAAAAGGTTTTTCTCCAACAGTCAGGAAAACCATATATTCGTCACATGAAAGAATTGACGGTACAGGATATCCCAATAAAATAAAAAATGGCGACATAACTGAACTCGAGCAGATTGTCGGCTTGGCCGACACCTTTGAAGCAATGACCCATCCCAGACCATACAAAGAGCATCTATCTCCGTACGAAGCCATTAAAAACATTGTTGAAATTTCTGGAGGAAGATTCAACAGAAAAATCTTGAAAGCGCTTCTTGAACAGATTACGTTCTATCCTATAGGCTATAACGTATTACTTAATACAGAGGATAAAGCTAAGGTAATTAGGATTAGTAGCAACTCTCCATCAAGACCTGTGGTAAGCGTGTTTGAAGATAAAAATGGCAAAGCAGTCTCTCCTTCTAAAGAAATTGACCTTTCAAAGCAGCATTTTTTCTACATAAAAGAGACCCTTCTAGATGCGTCTTCTTAAGAAAATTAGAGATAATTTTCTGTCATTTCGAGATGTATTTCTCTTTCTGAAGATATCTCTTTTCGCGATGATCTTGCCTTTTTTAATTAAATTCCTGAAAGTACAAAAATTAATGTATTTTTTAAACGTTAAAGGTGAAAACAACAGAAATTATTCAGGAGATAAAATTGTTAAATATACGGATTATATATTAACTCGCAGCTTCCTATTTTATAAAAAAACCTGTCTTAACAGGAGTATTATTTTATACAGGTTTTTAAATAAAGCAGGTATAAAAGTAAAGTTGAATATTGGGATTAAGCGCGTTTCGTCTTGCTTTAAAAAAACAGATTTAATGGGACATGCCTGGCTTACATGTAACGGTAATTATTATGCGGAATCAATTCCACAGGAGACTGAAAATTATATTAAAACTTATGAATATGCCCCAAAACACCATCAATATCACTGCTCATAATCTCAGAGCATTAGAAGACATAAAAAAAATAATAAAGCTTCTGAATTTATATGATATAGATGTGATACTATTAAAAGGCATTGCTCTGATTTTACAGTATCCCAATTATATATCAGAACGTGTGTTAACAGATATTGATGTGCTTGTAGATAAAAAAAAAATTCGTGATACTGGAAAAATACTGAAAGAGAATGGATACATATATGAAACATCGAACAAGGCAACCCATATTACTTATTATAAAAGAAGTAATTTACCCGTGGAAATTCATTGGACCCTGATCAACTATTTAAATCCGCTGCAAAAATATGCATTTGGCATAAGACTGGATGATATATGGGAAAAGACGCAACGGATGTCTGTTGACAGTTTAAAGTTTAATTTAATGTGTCCTGAGCATATGATAATCTATCTGTCCATGCATATGATAAAAGAATTTCATGTTTCTAGAAAATGGATTAACGACATTAAACTATTAATTAAAAAAGAAAAGACTATAGATTGGCTTCTCCTCGTAAAAACCGCTCAAGCGTGGGGATGTATTCCCTGCGTGTATCACGCTTTAAAAGTTATCTCAATGGATAGCGGGTATTTGATACCGAAACCTATAATGAAGAAAGCTGCTTCTTACAAATTTCCATTTTGGCATAACTGGTTATTAGACAGAATATCGAGAGGACTATCCATAAGACACTTGCGTATATTGCTTTATTTTTCCGTTATGCCTGAGATAAAAGATAGATTGAAATCATTTCTATATCTTCCGATATACATCTTGAAAACAAGATGTTGCAATGATAAAGTTATATTATAAAGGTGATAAGTGAAGAAATATTGTATAAATGAAAGCAAAGTCGCATGGAGAGATTTAGATGGAGAGACTGTTATTCTGGATCTAAAAACCGATACTTATTTTTCACTTGATAAAATTGGAACCAAAATCTGGAATAAGATGATAAAAAAATCCGAAATTAAAGCCCTTGTGGCTTTAATAACAAGTTCATATGAGGTAACTGCGAAAGAGGCTGAAAGAGATGTTGAAGAATTGATTTCCAGTTTAAAAAAGCAAGGATTAATTCTGGAATCGGCAGAGAAATGAAAATGAAAAATATTATAGAAATAGATAAGGGGTTATTGACGAAGCGTTTGAGGATGAGATTAATTCCTTTCTGCTGTGTGTTTGAAATTACATCAAAGTGCAATTTAAATTGTAAACACTGCTACATATGTCAGGATAAGGCAAAAGAACTCACATTTGATGAAATTAAAAATATACTGGAACAAATTAAATCCTGCGGATGTCTTGAGCTTACAATAACTGGTGGAGAACCGCTGCTTAGAGAAGACATTTTTGATGTAATAAAATATGCAAGAGATAATGACTTTGCAGTATCTCTTTTTACAAACGCCGTATTAATGGATAAAAAAACAGCGAAAAAGCTCAAGGAGCTTTCAGTCTATGACATTCAAATTAGTTTATATGGCGCAAGGGCTTCCATACATGAGAAAATTACAGGAAAACCAGGTTCTTTTGAAAGAACAATAAATGGGATTACTTTATTAAGAAGAAACGGAATCAAGCCCATAATTAAAACAACTGTTATGAAGGATAATTTTAAAGAGATAATCCATATTAAAAAATTATGTGAGGACATGAAATTAGAATATATTTTTGACACTATGATTTTCCCAAAGGATGATGGAAGTACTGCGCCTTTAAAGCTAAGATTAAACAACAGGAATCTATATGATTTTTTTACCGCAATGAATAAAAATGACAGAACCTCATTTTCATCTGAACAAATCCACTACAGGAAATTTGACACATGCGCAGCGGCAAGATCTATATTCGCTATCTCGCCCGATGGCAAAATTTATCCATGTATTGCATTTAAAATAGAGGCAGGGAATATCAATAAAGAACGATTCAAAGATATTTGGCAAAACTCAAGTGTTTTTAAGGATATCAGAGCAATGTCCATAAAGGATATTCCTGAATGCTCAAGCTGCGATCTGAATAATGAATGTCTCAGATGTCCGGGACTCTCACATATTGAACACGGAAATTTTAAAACTGTGCCCAAAGAATTGTGTAGAATAACAAAAATCAAGGAGGAAGCAAAAAATGAAGAAAACCTACGAAAAACCCAGACTCACAAAGTACGGGCAGCTTAAAGACATAACAAAGATGGCTATAACTGCCTCAAAAACGAATAAGAATCAGTGTCCGTCAGTATGCCAAACTCCGCTGCTTGCTAACAGGAATAATCCAAAACAGGGTTGTTGTTAATAGATCTGTGTTTGATATACACGGTGTCCGTTTTGAAATTTCCTCAAATAGGGAAAAGTATATAAAATGGACAAAAGATTACATCTATTTTGCCGAGAAAAGAAACAAAAATCTCCAATGGCATATCCATATTAACGAAATAAAAGGAAGTTTTCCCCTCTTCCCTCCTGAGACATCAAAAAAAGCCAGGTCAAAATCAATTCCCATCATTTACGAAAATGGCAATTTATTATGGTTTGACTTTTTTTATGCTGTTGCGCAAATTAATTTGACAAGCAAAAGTATCGCAGTCTGGATAAAGAAATTCAAAGGGCTTACAGAATTCTATTTTACAAATATAATCCTGTTTAATATCCTTAATCTTATTTTAAGCTATAGTGGTATGGTTTTTATTCATTCAGCAAGTCTTTGTTATGGCGGGAAAGGCATTATTTTGGCAGGTGAAGCGGGAGCGGGCAAAAGCACTTTATCTGTGGGATTAGTGGAAAGAGGATGTAAATTCCTTTCTGATGATAAGTCTATCATTCATCTTAATAACAATAAAGCTGAAATGCTTTCCTTTCCTGAACCAGTTTCTTTGCAAGAGGATGCCTGCAGTTTTTTCACAACGACTAGACCATTTGCAAAACAAAAAAATAAACTTGATAAATATAAAAAGATCTTCAGGATAAACTCATTGTACTGCGACTCTGCTATAAGCAGATGCAAGCCAAGTCTGATTATATTTCTGCATAAAGCCTGCGGCAAAGAAACTTTTGCTAAAAAGATAACCAAAAAAGAATCTTTAGACTGCCTTATTGGGTCTGTTTCAACATCTTTTATTACTGAATCCGCTGTTGTTTTTAAGATATTGGCTGAACTTGCTGATAGCGTTAGATCCTATAGATTAGCCCTTGGAGAAAATATAGATAAATCTGTTGAAGCAATTCTAGGTTTAGTAAGAAGCGAGAAGCCCCTTTAGTTTAGCTTTCTTCAGACACCAGTTGAAAAAGATATGTCCTGTTCCGCATATCAATATAGAAAAAATCAGAAGAATGATTAGCTCTTCTTTCATATCAAGAATTGACTGTCCGTAAAACATGGATTTCCTTGCCGCATTAAGAGAATGTGTAATAGGAAGAAAATCCGAAACTTTATGTAACCATTTTGGAAGGACTGCTATAGGGAAATAGACGCCGCCAAGCAGTCTGAAAACGTTCGTTATAATCCATGAAATTGGATTCCAATTTTTAAATATTAATATAAATCCTCCTCCCATGAGTCCAAACCCTGTTGAATAGACGGCTGTCGTTAACAGAACAATAAACAATGATGGGAAATTTATATTAAGTTTTATTCCAAAGAAAATAATGCCTATAATCACGTATAATAGAAACATGAAGAAAGAATATATCATTGTGTTTATTGCTATTGCATAAGCAATGCTTGTAGGTTTTACCGGCGATACAAGAACAACTTCCAGGGTGCCTGTAAGCTGCTCGTTGCGAATATAGTCAGGAATTGTCTGAAGTCCAGCCCA contains these protein-coding regions:
- a CDS encoding HD-GYP domain-containing protein, with translation MVRISDLVRKDDSPESDKNSLKFSNKQPDSKKQDEHLKLYYNLLEFMKSLWNDLKQNKVINEKEVRDIITKTVKEVRHNHEVFTNLAETYMDSNYPSIHSVNVAFICINMGLGLNYTNEQLIELGIIGLLHDIGMVKIDNEIFNSCKELTIEQLDEIRKHPWYGVKILKQSKGFSPTVRKTIYSSHERIDGTGYPNKIKNGDITELEQIVGLADTFEAMTHPRPYKEHLSPYEAIKNIVEISGGRFNRKILKALLEQITFYPIGYNVLLNTEDKAKVIRISSNSPSRPVVSVFEDKNGKAVSPSKEIDLSKQHFFYIKETLLDASS
- a CDS encoding AAA family ATPase; protein product: MYKEYWRLQKKPFENTPDPLFLYHSEEYEEAFTRLMYAVTNKKGGALLTGEYGAGKTLLSRTIINNLTEDKYEIALITNPNFPPEQLVPEILYQLGAENINKNIKIDNVHAFNDLLYKNYELNKGTIIIIDEAQLIEDTRMFEEIRLLLNFQLNDQFLLTLILMGQPELKAKVSKIPQFKQRISISYHLTGLSEKEISNYIKHRLTIAGTSSDIFLKECFPSIYSYSKGIPRVINNICDLALFIGFNKKIDAIDKTTIMKIIDDLSK
- a CDS encoding ABC transporter permease: MFRFLKITKALIVREFLIDKSYKCSFIFSQLNIIFTIMLFFFISKLIGQSGTSFVKGCADNYFSFVLIGIASSSIVWAGLQTIPDYIRNEQLTGTLEVVLVSPVKPTSIAYAIAINTMIYSFFMFLLYVIIGIIFFGIKLNINFPSLFIVLLTTAVYSTGFGLMGGGFILIFKNWNPISWIITNVFRLLGGVYFPIAVLPKWLHKVSDFLPITHSLNAARKSMFYGQSILDMKEELIILLIFSILICGTGHIFFNWCLKKAKLKGLLASY
- a CDS encoding PqqD family protein, whose amino-acid sequence is MKKYCINESKVAWRDLDGETVILDLKTDTYFSLDKIGTKIWNKMIKKSEIKALVALITSSYEVTAKEAERDVEELISSLKKQGLILESAEK
- a CDS encoding lasso peptide biosynthesis B2 protein produces the protein MRLLKKIRDNFLSFRDVFLFLKISLFAMILPFLIKFLKVQKLMYFLNVKGENNRNYSGDKIVKYTDYILTRSFLFYKKTCLNRSIILYRFLNKAGIKVKLNIGIKRVSSCFKKTDLMGHAWLTCNGNYYAESIPQETENYIKTYEYAPKHHQYHCS
- a CDS encoding nucleotidyltransferase family protein, translating into MNMPQNTINITAHNLRALEDIKKIIKLLNLYDIDVILLKGIALILQYPNYISERVLTDIDVLVDKKKIRDTGKILKENGYIYETSNKATHITYYKRSNLPVEIHWTLINYLNPLQKYAFGIRLDDIWEKTQRMSVDSLKFNLMCPEHMIIYLSMHMIKEFHVSRKWINDIKLLIKKEKTIDWLLLVKTAQAWGCIPCVYHALKVISMDSGYLIPKPIMKKAASYKFPFWHNWLLDRISRGLSIRHLRILLYFSVMPEIKDRLKSFLYLPIYILKTRCCNDKVIL
- a CDS encoding radical SAM protein, with protein sequence MKNIIEIDKGLLTKRLRMRLIPFCCVFEITSKCNLNCKHCYICQDKAKELTFDEIKNILEQIKSCGCLELTITGGEPLLREDIFDVIKYARDNDFAVSLFTNAVLMDKKTAKKLKELSVYDIQISLYGARASIHEKITGKPGSFERTINGITLLRRNGIKPIIKTTVMKDNFKEIIHIKKLCEDMKLEYIFDTMIFPKDDGSTAPLKLRLNNRNLYDFFTAMNKNDRTSFSSEQIHYRKFDTCAAARSIFAISPDGKIYPCIAFKIEAGNINKERFKDIWQNSSVFKDIRAMSIKDIPECSSCDLNNECLRCPGLSHIEHGNFKTVPKELCRITKIKEEAKNEENLRKTQTHKVRAA